The Cellulomonas fulva genome includes a window with the following:
- a CDS encoding D-alanine--D-alanine ligase family protein: MNAELPSALAAADARRPRVMVLFGGRSGEHAISCATAGGVLRALDRERYDVLAVGITPTGRWVLADEDPDRWAITPGRLPQVEDAAARVQLPQDSTDREVHLVERSAVPRPLGEVDVVFPLLHGPFGEDGTLQGMLELADVRYVGAGVLASAVGMDKHMMKLVLAGHGLPVGPFVVVPPGAYQRDPQAVTAQVEALGLPLFVKPARAGSSLGITRVDDLADLPAALAAAQEHDPKVVVEAGIVGREIECGVIGGRAGARARASLPGEIVVDHGKHAFYDFEAKYLDEASVELACPADLSPEVTRRVQEIAVQTFEAVGGEGLARVDVFVTPDEQVVVNEINTMPGFTPYSMYPRMWQASGLPYPELVDELVQLALERPTGLR; the protein is encoded by the coding sequence ATGAACGCCGAGCTCCCCTCCGCCCTCGCTGCCGCCGACGCTCGTCGGCCCCGTGTGATGGTCCTGTTCGGGGGCCGCTCCGGCGAGCACGCGATCAGCTGCGCGACCGCCGGGGGAGTCCTCCGCGCGCTCGACCGCGAGCGGTACGACGTGCTGGCGGTCGGCATCACGCCGACCGGCCGCTGGGTGCTGGCCGACGAGGACCCGGACCGGTGGGCGATCACGCCCGGACGGCTCCCGCAGGTCGAGGACGCCGCCGCCCGCGTGCAGCTCCCACAGGACTCGACCGACCGCGAGGTCCACCTGGTCGAGCGCAGCGCGGTGCCGCGGCCGCTCGGCGAGGTCGACGTCGTCTTCCCGCTGCTGCACGGCCCGTTCGGCGAGGACGGCACCCTGCAGGGGATGCTCGAGCTCGCCGACGTCCGGTACGTCGGCGCGGGCGTCCTGGCGTCCGCCGTGGGCATGGACAAGCACATGATGAAGCTGGTGCTGGCGGGCCACGGCCTGCCGGTGGGCCCCTTCGTCGTCGTCCCGCCGGGCGCGTACCAGCGGGACCCGCAGGCGGTGACGGCTCAGGTCGAGGCGCTCGGTCTGCCGCTGTTCGTCAAGCCCGCGCGCGCCGGCTCGAGCCTGGGCATCACCCGGGTCGACGACCTCGCCGACCTGCCCGCCGCGCTCGCCGCGGCCCAGGAGCACGACCCCAAGGTCGTCGTCGAGGCGGGCATCGTGGGGCGGGAGATCGAGTGCGGCGTGATCGGCGGACGCGCCGGTGCCCGCGCGCGGGCGTCGCTGCCGGGCGAGATCGTCGTCGACCACGGCAAGCACGCGTTCTACGACTTCGAGGCGAAGTACCTGGACGAGGCGAGCGTCGAGCTCGCGTGCCCCGCGGACCTCTCCCCGGAGGTCACGCGTCGCGTGCAGGAGATCGCGGTGCAGACGTTCGAGGCCGTCGGGGGCGAGGGGCTCGCGCGCGTCGACGTCTTCGTGACGCCCGACGAGCAGGTCGTGGTGAACGAGATCAACACCATGCCCGGGTTCACGCCGTACTCGATGTACCCGCGCATGTGGCAGGCGTCCGGCCTGCCGTACCCCGAGCTCGTCGACGAGCTGGTGCAGCTCGCGCTCGAGCGCCCCACCGGCCTGCGCTGA
- a CDS encoding DUF3515 family protein, producing MILRRPSAALVAGAAVLPLAACASTVATTAAPYGTDPVCAEVVLATPDELADGLTRQDTDAQATTAWGDEAGSVVLRCGVEPLGPTTDRCETVEAADGTSVDWVVVASDPDDEAASDWTFTTYGRVPAVELAVPAEVARTHPTSFLDALGPALQHTERERGCL from the coding sequence GTGATCCTGCGCCGTCCGTCCGCCGCCCTCGTCGCGGGCGCGGCGGTCCTCCCGCTCGCGGCGTGCGCCTCGACCGTCGCCACGACGGCAGCCCCGTACGGGACCGACCCCGTGTGCGCCGAGGTCGTGCTCGCAACCCCGGACGAGCTCGCGGACGGCCTGACCCGGCAGGACACCGACGCGCAGGCGACCACGGCCTGGGGCGACGAGGCCGGGTCCGTGGTCCTGCGCTGCGGCGTCGAGCCGCTGGGCCCGACGACGGACCGGTGCGAGACCGTCGAGGCGGCTGACGGCACGTCGGTGGACTGGGTCGTCGTGGCGAGCGACCCCGACGACGAGGCCGCGTCCGACTGGACGTTCACCACCTACGGCCGCGTCCCCGCGGTCGAGCTCGCGGTACCGGCCGAGGTGGCGCGCACGCACCCCACGTCGTTCCTCGACGCGCTCGGCCCCGCGCTGCAGCACACCGAGCGCGAGCGCGGCTGCCTGTAG
- a CDS encoding thiamine-phosphate kinase, translating into MRVADLTEEQLLGRIVPLLPAGSATLVGPGDDAAVVSAADGRFVVTTDVLVEDRHFRRAWSTGEDVGARAAVQNLADVAAMGAVPTSLVVTLAVPGDLAVSWVEGLARGLALACAPWDVGVVGGDLSGGPVVVVGVTAHGDLEGRAPVLRSGARPGDVLAHAGVLGASAAGLALLSADLVGPGDEAAIRAYLRPGSPLAGGPAAARAGAHAMLDVSDGLLRDAGRMAAASGVRLDVRSDALEGDVRGVADAAARAGVDPLDWVLGGGEDHGLLAAFPQGAALPAPFRAIGTVHAADDESARVTVDGAPPHVRAGWDHFAG; encoded by the coding sequence GTGCGAGTCGCGGACCTGACGGAGGAGCAGCTGCTCGGCCGGATCGTGCCCCTGCTGCCGGCCGGGTCCGCCACGCTCGTCGGGCCCGGCGACGACGCGGCCGTGGTGTCGGCGGCGGACGGACGGTTCGTCGTCACCACCGACGTGCTGGTCGAGGACCGGCACTTCCGCCGCGCGTGGTCGACCGGCGAGGACGTCGGGGCCCGCGCGGCCGTGCAGAACCTGGCGGACGTCGCCGCGATGGGCGCGGTGCCGACGAGCCTGGTGGTCACCCTCGCGGTCCCGGGCGACCTGGCCGTGAGCTGGGTCGAGGGGCTCGCGCGCGGGCTCGCGCTCGCGTGCGCCCCGTGGGACGTCGGCGTGGTGGGTGGTGACCTCTCGGGCGGGCCTGTCGTCGTGGTCGGCGTGACGGCGCACGGCGACCTCGAGGGGCGCGCGCCGGTGCTGCGGTCCGGCGCCCGCCCGGGTGACGTCCTGGCGCACGCGGGGGTGCTGGGCGCGTCCGCGGCCGGGCTCGCGCTGCTCTCGGCGGACCTCGTCGGACCGGGCGACGAGGCCGCGATCCGGGCGTACCTGCGGCCCGGGTCGCCGCTCGCGGGCGGACCGGCCGCCGCCCGCGCGGGTGCCCACGCGATGCTGGACGTGTCCGACGGACTGCTGCGGGACGCGGGACGGATGGCCGCCGCCAGCGGGGTCCGCCTCGACGTGCGGTCCGACGCCCTCGAGGGTGACGTGCGCGGCGTGGCCGACGCCGCCGCCCGCGCCGGCGTCGACCCGCTCGACTGGGTGCTGGGCGGGGGCGAGGACCACGGCCTGCTGGCCGCCTTCCCGCAGGGTGCGGCTCTGCCCGCGCCGTTCCGGGCGATCGGCACGGTGCACGCGGCCGACGACGAGAGCGCGCGCGTGACCGTCGACGGTGCGCCGCCGCACGTCCGTGCCGGCTGGGACCACTTCGCGGGCTGA
- a CDS encoding GNAT family N-acetyltransferase: MAEQIEELTIRAAGPGDAAAIATVHVRSWQEAYAGIVAGDYLASLDAADWTQRWEQHLRDAEDDEIRTWIAQDGTRTLGFASLGPSRDEDAARGDLEVYSIYLEPGAWGHGVAREIMRTLINEAGEQTTLTLWVLAANERARHFYRRHGFQPDGVERYERVGGEELLEVRFRRG; the protein is encoded by the coding sequence ATGGCTGAGCAGATCGAGGAGCTGACGATCCGAGCCGCCGGTCCCGGCGACGCGGCCGCCATCGCCACGGTGCACGTGCGCTCGTGGCAGGAGGCGTACGCGGGCATCGTCGCCGGCGACTACCTCGCCTCCCTCGACGCCGCCGACTGGACGCAGCGCTGGGAGCAGCACCTGCGGGACGCGGAGGACGACGAGATCCGCACCTGGATCGCCCAGGACGGCACGCGGACGCTGGGCTTCGCGTCCCTGGGCCCGAGCCGCGACGAGGACGCGGCGCGCGGCGACCTCGAGGTGTACTCGATCTACCTCGAGCCCGGCGCCTGGGGCCACGGCGTCGCCCGGGAGATCATGCGCACGCTGATCAACGAGGCCGGCGAGCAGACCACGCTCACCCTCTGGGTCCTGGCGGCCAACGAGCGAGCACGGCACTTCTACCGACGCCACGGCTTCCAGCCGGACGGCGTCGAGCGGTACGAGCGGGTGGGTGGCGAGGAGCTGCTCGAGGTCCGCTTCCGCCGCGGCTGA
- the rpmB gene encoding 50S ribosomal protein L28, producing MAATCDVCAKGPSFGHSISHSHVRTKRRWNPNIQRVRAVVAGTPKRLNVCTSCLKAGKVQRAV from the coding sequence GTGGCCGCCACCTGCGACGTCTGCGCCAAGGGCCCGAGCTTCGGGCACAGCATCTCGCACTCGCACGTCCGCACGAAGCGTCGCTGGAACCCGAACATCCAGCGCGTGCGCGCGGTCGTCGCCGGGACGCCCAAGCGCCTCAACGTGTGCACCTCGTGCCTCAAGGCCGGCAAGGTCCAGCGCGCCGTCTGA
- a CDS encoding DAK2 domain-containing protein — protein sequence MTDRGELRAAQVAAWARSASTALADARGGIDAVNVFPVADADTGTNAWLTVQGGALAVEQLGGGSDGADARELLATFARGAMVAARGNSGVILSQWLAGFARRAVGPAGTPEPAAGLVAAARAARSALGDPQEGTVLTLADEVADAATLAADAGASPAAVVTQAAAAGHQALARISAQHPVLRLAHVPDAGACALLVVVDALAASLAGTPVRAPSSWLPRREVAAGDERSADRTPGGAAGDEVPCGAGSHGPAPAAGGAYEVMLVVHGTPPGPEVGDALRSALGRIGDSVAVVGADGWWHAHVHTDEPARAVEACAVGRREQVVVRRLDIVDVLGSGAPVPGWGLVVVTASPGLAAWYATAGAVVVVRCGEEPVTAAHVRRAVEDTGAADVLLVPGGAVAGVELEELLDDPGLEVLGADDEARALVATLAFATGEAAGVHAAALATARVRVAALPVPEVARLRATVEALVAGSEPAESLTVVVPEVEDDERAAVDARAHEVARALGLEATVVVGAAGPVMLVAVD from the coding sequence GTGACGGACCGGGGAGAGCTGCGCGCCGCGCAGGTCGCCGCGTGGGCGCGCTCGGCGAGCACCGCGCTGGCCGACGCCCGCGGCGGCATCGACGCCGTGAACGTGTTCCCCGTGGCCGACGCCGACACGGGCACCAACGCGTGGCTCACCGTGCAGGGCGGTGCGCTCGCGGTGGAGCAGCTCGGCGGCGGCTCCGACGGCGCGGACGCCCGTGAGCTCCTCGCCACGTTCGCGCGCGGGGCGATGGTGGCGGCGCGCGGGAACTCCGGCGTCATCCTCAGCCAGTGGCTCGCGGGGTTCGCACGCCGAGCGGTCGGCCCGGCCGGGACGCCGGAGCCCGCGGCCGGGCTGGTGGCCGCGGCCCGGGCGGCGCGCTCGGCCCTGGGTGACCCGCAGGAGGGCACGGTCCTGACGCTCGCGGACGAGGTCGCCGACGCGGCCACCCTCGCGGCCGACGCAGGCGCCTCGCCCGCGGCGGTGGTGACGCAGGCCGCGGCGGCGGGACACCAGGCGCTGGCTCGCATCTCCGCGCAGCACCCCGTCCTGCGCCTCGCGCACGTCCCCGACGCGGGTGCGTGCGCGCTGCTCGTCGTCGTCGACGCGCTCGCGGCCTCCCTCGCGGGGACACCGGTCCGCGCACCCTCGTCGTGGCTGCCCCGGCGGGAGGTCGCCGCGGGGGACGAGCGCTCGGCCGACCGGACCCCGGGCGGAGCGGCCGGCGACGAGGTGCCGTGCGGCGCCGGCTCGCACGGTCCGGCGCCGGCCGCCGGCGGGGCGTACGAGGTCATGCTCGTCGTGCACGGCACCCCGCCGGGCCCGGAGGTCGGCGACGCGCTGCGCAGCGCGCTCGGTCGGATCGGCGACTCGGTCGCGGTCGTCGGTGCGGACGGGTGGTGGCACGCCCACGTGCACACCGACGAGCCCGCGCGTGCGGTCGAGGCGTGCGCGGTGGGCCGGCGCGAGCAGGTCGTCGTCCGCCGCCTGGACATCGTGGACGTGCTCGGCTCCGGCGCGCCGGTGCCCGGGTGGGGACTCGTGGTGGTGACGGCCTCGCCGGGGCTCGCCGCCTGGTACGCGACGGCGGGGGCGGTCGTCGTGGTGCGCTGCGGCGAGGAGCCCGTCACCGCGGCGCACGTGCGCCGCGCGGTCGAGGACACGGGGGCCGCCGACGTCCTGCTGGTGCCGGGCGGCGCCGTGGCGGGCGTCGAGCTCGAGGAGCTGCTCGACGACCCAGGGCTGGAGGTGCTGGGTGCCGACGACGAGGCGCGGGCCCTCGTGGCCACCCTCGCGTTCGCGACCGGCGAGGCGGCGGGCGTGCACGCGGCGGCGCTCGCGACCGCCCGCGTCCGCGTCGCGGCGCTGCCCGTCCCGGAGGTGGCCCGGCTGCGGGCGACGGTCGAGGCACTGGTCGCCGGGTCGGAGCCGGCGGAGAGCCTCACGGTCGTCGTCCCGGAGGTGGAGGACGACGAGCGTGCGGCGGTCGACGCGCGGGCGCACGAGGTGGCGCGCGCGCTCGGTCTCGAGGCGACCGTCGTCGTGGGGGCCGCCGGACCGGTCATGCTGGTGGCGGTCGACTGA
- a CDS encoding ATP-dependent DNA helicase RecG, whose product MRYADGAAPVRTTLDEPVATVAGRLAPKFEALGIRTAGDLLRYYPRRYADPSRLTDIAGLVVDEKASVVAEVRSASGVIRSPSSGKLRVEAQVTDGTSVLHLAFFAQRTSMAKGFEHQLRPGRRGLFTGKVGWFKGRAQLANPEMVWFDDDDPDAALDKAARPLPVYPASAALDSAKIASTVEVVLGPLRTGDVPDPVPADVRAARELGDLVDALRRVHRPQDERDWRVARHRLRYEEAFVLQAELARRRARAAGQPAVARPRVPGGLLDAFDERLPFTLTAGQREVGDQLADELAQPVPMQRLLQGEVGSGKTVVALRAMLQVVDAGGQAALLAPTEVLAAQHARSLRALLGDLAEGGLLGGADVGTQVCLLTGSVTGAARRQALLDAASGAAGIVVGTHALLEKTVQFAELGLVVVDEQHRFGVEQRDALRAKAAAQPHLLAMTATPIPRTVAMTVFGDLETSVLSELPAGRAGITSFVVPADRPAWMARTWGRVREEVARGGRAYVVCPRITGDDSDGADLLAQEAATLADAGEAPRRPPRAVLEVADELRAHPDLAGLEVGVLHGRMAPEDKDRALADFASGTVPVLVSTTVVEVGVDVPDATVMVILDADLFGVSQLHQLRGRVGRGTAPGVCLLVSGARPGSPADERLQHVAGTLDGFELAAFDLEQRREGDVLGASQSGGSSSLRLLRVTRDGELIEQARADARAVVEGDPELAAHPELAAAIEQLLAGDREEFLDRA is encoded by the coding sequence GTGCGGTACGCGGACGGCGCGGCGCCGGTGAGGACGACGCTCGACGAGCCGGTCGCCACGGTCGCGGGACGGCTGGCGCCCAAGTTCGAGGCGCTCGGCATCCGTACCGCCGGCGACCTCCTGCGCTACTACCCACGCCGCTACGCGGACCCGAGCCGCCTCACGGACATCGCGGGCCTCGTGGTCGACGAGAAGGCGTCGGTCGTCGCCGAGGTCCGGTCGGCCTCGGGCGTGATTCGGTCGCCGTCCTCGGGGAAGCTGCGCGTCGAGGCGCAGGTCACCGACGGGACGTCCGTGCTGCACCTCGCGTTCTTCGCGCAGCGCACGTCGATGGCCAAGGGCTTCGAGCACCAGCTGCGGCCCGGGCGGCGCGGTCTGTTCACCGGCAAGGTCGGCTGGTTCAAGGGCCGCGCGCAGCTCGCCAACCCCGAGATGGTGTGGTTCGACGACGACGACCCGGACGCCGCGCTCGACAAGGCGGCCCGCCCGCTGCCCGTCTACCCGGCGAGCGCCGCGCTGGACAGCGCCAAGATCGCGTCGACGGTCGAGGTCGTCCTCGGCCCCCTGCGCACGGGAGACGTCCCGGACCCGGTGCCCGCGGACGTCCGCGCGGCGCGGGAGCTGGGCGACCTGGTCGACGCGTTGCGGCGGGTGCACCGGCCGCAGGACGAGCGTGACTGGCGCGTGGCGCGGCACCGGCTGCGGTACGAGGAGGCGTTCGTCCTGCAGGCCGAGCTCGCCCGACGGCGCGCGCGTGCGGCCGGCCAGCCCGCCGTGGCCCGGCCCCGGGTCCCGGGCGGCCTCCTGGACGCGTTCGACGAGCGACTGCCGTTCACGCTCACGGCGGGGCAGCGGGAGGTGGGCGACCAGCTCGCCGACGAGCTCGCGCAGCCGGTGCCGATGCAGCGGCTCCTGCAGGGCGAGGTCGGCTCGGGCAAGACCGTGGTCGCGCTGCGGGCCATGCTGCAGGTCGTCGACGCCGGGGGCCAGGCCGCGCTCCTGGCGCCGACCGAGGTGCTCGCCGCCCAGCACGCACGGTCCTTGCGCGCGCTGCTGGGCGACCTCGCCGAGGGCGGGCTGCTGGGTGGGGCGGACGTCGGGACGCAGGTCTGCCTGCTCACCGGCTCCGTCACGGGTGCCGCGCGGCGGCAGGCGTTGCTGGACGCGGCCTCCGGCGCGGCGGGCATCGTGGTCGGCACGCACGCGCTGCTCGAGAAGACGGTGCAGTTCGCCGAGCTCGGGCTCGTCGTGGTCGACGAGCAGCACCGCTTCGGCGTCGAGCAGCGTGACGCGCTGCGCGCCAAGGCCGCCGCGCAGCCGCACCTGCTCGCCATGACCGCGACGCCGATCCCGCGCACGGTCGCGATGACGGTGTTCGGCGACCTCGAGACGTCGGTGCTGAGCGAGCTGCCTGCGGGCCGGGCGGGCATCACCTCGTTCGTCGTGCCGGCCGACCGACCGGCCTGGATGGCGCGGACGTGGGGGCGGGTGCGGGAGGAGGTCGCCCGCGGCGGCCGGGCGTACGTCGTCTGCCCGCGGATCACGGGCGACGACAGCGACGGCGCGGACCTGCTCGCGCAGGAGGCCGCGACGCTCGCGGACGCCGGCGAGGCGCCGCGCCGGCCGCCGCGCGCCGTCCTCGAGGTGGCCGACGAGCTGCGCGCCCACCCCGACCTCGCCGGCCTCGAGGTCGGCGTGCTGCACGGCAGGATGGCGCCCGAGGACAAGGACCGTGCGCTCGCGGACTTCGCGTCGGGGACGGTCCCGGTGCTGGTGTCCACGACGGTCGTCGAGGTCGGGGTCGACGTGCCGGACGCGACCGTGATGGTGATCCTCGACGCCGACCTGTTCGGCGTGTCGCAGCTGCACCAGCTCCGGGGGAGGGTCGGCCGCGGCACCGCACCCGGGGTCTGCCTGCTGGTCTCCGGCGCTCGGCCGGGCAGCCCGGCCGACGAGCGGCTGCAGCACGTGGCCGGGACCCTCGACGGGTTCGAGCTCGCAGCCTTCGACCTCGAGCAGCGACGCGAGGGCGACGTGCTCGGGGCGTCGCAGTCGGGCGGGTCGTCCTCGCTGCGGCTGCTGCGCGTGACGCGGGACGGCGAGCTCATCGAGCAGGCCCGGGCGGACGCGCGCGCCGTGGTCGAGGGGGACCCGGAGCTCGCCGCGCACCCCGAACTGGCCGCCGCGATCGAGCAGCTGCTGGCCGGCGACCGCGAGGAGTTCCTCGACCGTGCCTGA
- the rsmD gene encoding 16S rRNA (guanine(966)-N(2))-methyltransferase RsmD — MTRIVAGSVGGRVLQVPRSGTRPTSERVREALFSRLEHLGVVADARVLDLFAGSGALGLEAVSRGARDVTLVEAARAAADVCRRNATALGLADRVVVVADRAERFVDRPGGRPDEPGQPGRAWDLVLVDPPYDLAEDALGAVLAGLVPALAPDAVVVVERSTRAAEPVWPEGLARFDHRSYGETAVWFAEPTAEPAAEDVP, encoded by the coding sequence GTGACTCGCATCGTCGCGGGGTCGGTGGGCGGTCGGGTGCTGCAGGTCCCGCGGTCGGGCACGCGTCCGACGAGCGAGCGCGTGCGGGAGGCGCTGTTCTCCCGCCTCGAGCACCTGGGCGTCGTCGCCGACGCACGTGTGCTCGACCTGTTCGCCGGCTCGGGTGCGCTCGGGCTCGAGGCCGTCAGCCGCGGCGCCCGGGACGTGACGCTCGTCGAGGCCGCGCGGGCCGCCGCGGACGTGTGCCGCCGTAACGCGACCGCGCTCGGCCTCGCCGACCGCGTCGTCGTCGTGGCGGACCGCGCGGAGCGCTTCGTCGACCGGCCCGGGGGACGCCCTGACGAGCCCGGGCAGCCCGGGCGCGCCTGGGACCTCGTGCTCGTCGACCCGCCGTACGACCTGGCGGAGGACGCGCTCGGCGCCGTCCTGGCGGGCCTGGTGCCCGCGCTCGCACCGGACGCTGTCGTGGTCGTGGAGCGGTCGACGCGCGCGGCCGAGCCGGTGTGGCCGGAGGGCCTCGCGCGCTTCGACCACCGGAGCTACGGCGAGACCGCGGTGTGGTTCGCGGAGCCGACTGCCGAGCCGGCTGCCGAGGACGTCCCGTGA
- the coaD gene encoding pantetheine-phosphate adenylyltransferase, whose product MSVAVCPGSFDPLTLGHVDVVRRARSMFDEVVVGVARNSGKSPLLAAEQRVALARGVFAQDAGIRVEVVPGLLADFVRQVGASAVVKGLRGGADFDGELPMALMNRHLTGVESVFVVGDPALAHVASSLVKDVARYGGSIDDLVPGGVADAVRSALAAS is encoded by the coding sequence GTGAGCGTCGCCGTCTGCCCTGGATCGTTCGACCCGCTGACCCTCGGGCACGTCGACGTCGTGCGCCGCGCCCGCTCGATGTTCGACGAGGTGGTCGTCGGGGTGGCGCGCAACTCCGGCAAGTCGCCGCTGCTCGCGGCCGAGCAGCGCGTCGCGCTCGCGCGCGGGGTCTTCGCGCAGGACGCCGGGATCCGCGTCGAGGTGGTGCCCGGGCTGCTCGCCGACTTCGTGCGGCAGGTCGGGGCGAGCGCGGTCGTCAAGGGTCTGCGCGGCGGTGCGGACTTCGACGGCGAGCTGCCGATGGCGCTGATGAACCGGCACCTGACCGGGGTGGAGTCGGTGTTCGTCGTGGGCGACCCGGCGCTGGCGCACGTCGCGTCGTCCCTGGTCAAGGACGTCGCCCGGTACGGCGGCTCGATCGACGACCTGGTCCCGGGCGGGGTCGCCGACGCGGTCCGGTCGGCGCTGGCGGCGTCGTGA